A genomic window from Syngnathus typhle isolate RoL2023-S1 ecotype Sweden linkage group LG18, RoL_Styp_1.0, whole genome shotgun sequence includes:
- the hhex gene encoding hematopoietically-expressed homeobox protein hhex — translation MSVPLYAPTAIQQAHPTPFYIEDILGRTTSNSSSSTTSSSTPIIPTPTFPSPNSSFTNFISPYRTPIYEPTPIHPALSHHHHHHAAAAFTATYAYAGAFASSVYPFHQQHRSLGEYAHPLRHDPLGKPLLWPPFIQRPLHKRKGGQVRFSNDQTIELEKKFENQKYLSPPERKRLAKMLQLSERQVKTWFQNRRAKWRRLKQENPQGGKPGDDVSSAAGRNDKGDATSDQSGVPTRNAADSHVLEAARGVRSASPKQSFVEPEWSLSEDTDLELDIDNDNQLTLTHQL, via the exons ATGAGCGTCCCTCTTTACGCACCGACTGCCATCCAGCAAGCTCATCCGACTCCCTTCTACATAGAAGATATTCTAGGGAGGACCACCAGCAACTCTTCGTCGTCCACCACCTCGTCATCCACTCCGATCATCCCCACGCCAACTTTCCCATCGCCTAACTCGTCCTTTACAAACTTCATCTCGCCTTACCGGACGCCAATTTACGAACCGACGCCGATCCATCCGGCGTtgtcccaccaccaccaccaccacgctgCTGCAGCTTTCACGGCCACCTACGCCTACGCTGGGGCGTTCGCGAGCTCCGTGTACCCCTTTCACCAGCAGCACCGATCATTGGGGGAGTATGCACATCCCCTCAGACACGACCCTCTCG GGAAACCTCTGCTGTGGCCTCCCTTCATCCAGCGGCCCTTGCATAAGAGAAAAGGCGGTCAGGTGCGCTTCTCGAATGACCAAACCATCGAATTGGAGAAGAAGTTCGAGAACCAGAAATACCTTTCACCCCCGGAGAGGAAAAGACTGGCCAAGATGTTGCAGCTAAGCGAACGACAG GTTAAAACCTGGTTCCAAAATCGACGCGCAAAGTGGCGAAGACTCAAACAG GAAAATCCACAAGGAGGTAAACCCGGGGATGACGTCAGTAGTGCAGCGGGGAGGAATGACAAAGGAGACGCGACGTCTGACCAGTCCGGGGTTCCGACCCGGAATGCAGCGGACTCCCACGTGCTTGAAGCCGCACGCGGTGTGCGATCCGCGTCGCCAAAACAGTCCTTCGTGGAACCGGAATGGAGCCTTTCCGAAGATACAGACCTGGAGCTGGACATTGACAACGACAATCAATTGACACTCACCCACCAGCTCTGA
- the trub1 gene encoding probable tRNA pseudouridine synthase 1 codes for MAGSNAAAPLVSSLSKLQSLNGLFAIYKKQGPTSADVLNKLKETLLKEAGVQNPNPRKRKKQSLKMGHGGTLDSAASGVLVVGVGNGTKMLSTMLAGSKKYIAVAELGKATDTLDATGSVTEEKDFQHVTKLDVEEKLNSFVGDIMQVPPLYSALKKDGQRMSVLLKKGHKVEAKPARSVTVYNLTLQEFKLPFFTLDIECGGGFYVRSLVDDLGKALLSCAHVKELVRTKQGQFTLEQHALHEEHWTLEHILKSLQACPDEEQSVAGVETPEGGA; via the exons ATGGCAGGAAGTAACGCTGCTGCACCTCTTGTTAGTTCTCTATCTAAATTGCAATCATTGAATGGACTCTTTGCAATTTATAAAAAGCAAGGACCGACGTCTGCTGATGTTTTGAACAAACTGAAAGAAACTTTACTGAAGG AAGCCGGTGTGCAGAACCCGAAcccgaggaagaggaagaaacagAGTCTCAAGATGGGTCACGGAGGAACGCTTGACAGTGCTGCCAGTGGAGTATTAG TTGTTGGTGTTGGAAATGGTACAAAAATGCTCAGCACAATGTTGGCTGGTTCCAAG AAATACATTGCTGTAGCAGAGCTGGGTAAAGCAACAGACACTCTGGACGCTACTGGCAGTGTTACAGAAGAAAAAGATTTCC AGCATGTTACCAAGTTGGAtgtggaggagaagctgaacagtTTTGTTGGCGATATCATGCAAGTCCCACCACT TTACTCAGCCCTGAAAAAAGATGGCCAGCGAATGTCTGTTCTTCTGAAGAAAGGTCATAAGGTCGAGGCCAAACCTGCCAGATCTGTCACGGTGTACAACTTGACACTACAAGAGTTCAAACTGCCCTTCTTCACTTTGG ATATTGAATGTGGCGGCGGGTTTTATGTGAGGAGCTTGGTAGATGacctgggcaaag CACTTTTATCGTGTGCTCACGTCAAGGAACTGGTCCGTACCAAGCAGGGTCAGTTCACTTTGGAGCAGCATGCCTTACACGAGGAGCACTGGACACTGGAACACATCCTGAAATCACTGCAAGCATGCCCAGATGAAGAACAGAGTGTTGCTGGTGTGGAAACACCAGAAGGTGGTGCATAA